In Candidatus Bathyarchaeia archaeon, one DNA window encodes the following:
- a CDS encoding endonuclease Q family protein: MRVIADLHIHGRYSRATSQSMRIEEIARFAKIKGLNLVGTGDFTHPKWLKELQEALIQDGDSGLYKVANNSDSPVYFMITTEVSTIFTFEGEVKKIHHVILTPSIETAIQINERLARYGDLAADGRPTLDMSAPELVEEVMEVSSENMVFPAHAWTPWFSIFGAFSGFDSVEDCYQDMTKHIYALETGLSSDPPMNWRLSKLDKYTLVSNSDSHSYWPWRMGREANVFELEKLSYRAIIDAIRKKDKTRFKFTIETDPAYGKYHWTGHRDCHVSLPPKEAIKLGNICPVCRKKLTKGVEQRVEELADRPEGFIPKNTIGYMHLLPLSEIIAAALGIDSPSTQQVWNIYNRLIEKFGDEYTVLIDTPKQALENTVDQRIAEAIIRVREGRIRVIPGYDGIYGQPIIFEERAKPKKEKVQQLNLTDFM; the protein is encoded by the coding sequence TTGAGGGTCATAGCTGACCTACACATTCACGGACGCTACAGTCGGGCGACAAGCCAAAGCATGCGCATAGAGGAAATCGCCCGCTTCGCCAAAATCAAAGGCTTAAACCTTGTGGGCACAGGAGACTTCACCCACCCAAAATGGTTGAAGGAACTGCAAGAAGCTCTCATACAAGATGGAGATTCTGGACTCTACAAGGTCGCCAACAACTCAGACTCCCCAGTCTACTTCATGATAACAACAGAAGTCAGCACAATATTCACTTTTGAAGGTGAAGTCAAAAAAATTCACCATGTAATTCTAACACCAAGCATAGAAACAGCAATCCAAATCAACGAACGCCTAGCAAGATATGGAGATCTAGCAGCAGACGGACGCCCAACCCTAGACATGAGTGCTCCAGAGCTTGTCGAGGAGGTTATGGAAGTCTCCAGCGAAAACATGGTTTTCCCAGCTCATGCCTGGACACCATGGTTCAGCATTTTCGGTGCCTTCAGCGGCTTCGACAGCGTGGAAGACTGCTATCAAGACATGACGAAGCACATCTACGCCCTCGAAACAGGCCTCTCCTCAGACCCACCCATGAACTGGCGACTAAGCAAACTAGACAAATATACGCTGGTTTCAAACAGCGACAGCCACAGCTACTGGCCATGGCGCATGGGAAGGGAAGCCAACGTCTTCGAACTGGAAAAACTCAGCTACCGGGCGATAATAGACGCTATTAGGAAAAAGGACAAAACACGATTCAAGTTCACTATTGAAACAGACCCAGCCTATGGAAAATACCATTGGACAGGCCACAGAGACTGCCATGTTTCGCTGCCGCCAAAAGAAGCCATAAAACTCGGCAATATATGCCCAGTATGCCGCAAAAAACTGACCAAGGGCGTTGAGCAACGCGTCGAAGAACTCGCAGACCGCCCAGAAGGGTTCATCCCAAAAAACACGATAGGCTACATGCACCTGCTTCCCTTATCAGAGATAATCGCAGCAGCCCTTGGCATAGACTCGCCGTCAACTCAGCAAGTGTGGAACATTTACAACAGGCTTATTGAAAAATTCGGCGACGAGTATACCGTGCTAATAGACACTCCAAAACAAGCCCTAGAAAACACAGTAGACCAAAGAATTGCAGAAGCAATAATAAGAGTTAGAGAGGGAAGAATAAGGGTTATACCGGGATACGACGGAATCTACGGACAACCCATAATCTTCGAAGAGAGAGCTAAACCCAAAAAAGAAAAAGTTCAACAACTAAATCTTACAGACTTCATGTAA
- a CDS encoding VTT domain-containing protein, with protein sequence MPKEGRGETLEADDFLQELAKWLQNLSIQYGYLGIFLISLLGSMSIFFPIPYTVVLFTLGSIETFNPILIALASGLGSALGEFSGYLLGLGGRKIISEKGRHNVEFLLKIFGRYGALAIFIFALTPLPDDLLFIPLGVMRYGFLRAFIPAFLGKLCMSLIIVYSARFTVGIIREIFGIESDWASAIIGTVIALILLIIVFILMFKVDWEKVIEKRRKPREGGAGENKS encoded by the coding sequence ATGCCTAAGGAAGGGAGAGGCGAAACTTTGGAGGCAGATGATTTTCTACAGGAGCTTGCCAAATGGCTACAAAACCTTTCCATTCAATATGGGTATTTGGGCATTTTCCTGATAAGCCTCTTGGGCTCCATGTCGATTTTCTTTCCAATTCCATACACGGTAGTGCTTTTTACACTGGGCTCCATCGAGACATTTAATCCAATCTTGATAGCACTCGCCTCTGGTTTAGGCTCAGCCTTGGGAGAGTTTTCGGGCTATCTGCTTGGACTTGGCGGACGGAAAATAATAAGCGAGAAGGGCAGGCACAACGTCGAGTTCCTCCTAAAAATTTTCGGGAGGTACGGTGCCCTAGCAATATTCATTTTCGCGTTGACGCCGCTGCCAGACGATTTGCTGTTCATTCCGCTTGGAGTGATGCGCTACGGTTTTTTGCGGGCGTTTATCCCAGCCTTTCTAGGCAAGCTTTGCATGAGCCTAATAATAGTCTATAGTGCCCGCTTCACTGTGGGGATAATCCGCGAAATCTTCGGAATAGAAAGCGACTGGGCTTCAGCTATCATCGGCACAGTCATAGCCCTAATCCTCCTTATAATAGTCTTTATTCTAATGTTTAAAGTGGATTGGGAGAAAGTCATCGAAAAACGCAGAAAACCTAGAGAGGGAGGGGCTGGCGAAAATAAAAGTTGA
- a CDS encoding TldD/PmbA family protein, which yields MAALKEEEVISLAEFAVKSALKKGAMEAEAFAYEGLTATVAIERGQISKSSRIIDRGLGVRVVVDKAVGFAYTNILTDKTAIEEIVLKAIKSAKASKPDRDWQGFPSKKRYPTVKNVFDPTICEISSEDLVEVASTMLNACEKTDKRVFPVEGGVGASYLSRAIANSNSIIGFDCGTIIECSLATVAQESGEVTPVCFEFNAERLYRIDPEWVGIEAAKQAASALKAKRVETKSMKTVFAHFALQQLLYYTLMDAVKADYVQRNQSALQGKIGEKVASEIVTIYDDGLFEGGLRTWKFDGEGVPQQKTPIIENGVLQGYIYDNYTAKREGKESTGNAFRAGYLSTPRIEATNFRLTSGKKSPEELIGEIDEGLLVYSVQGAHSSNPASGEFSVVATPAWKIEGGRIAHAVKGAMLAGNIFDVLKNISALTNNERKIGQLVAPWVLAENVKVIGR from the coding sequence GTGGCGGCGCTTAAAGAGGAAGAAGTGATAAGTCTAGCCGAGTTCGCCGTCAAATCCGCACTAAAGAAAGGTGCAATGGAAGCTGAAGCCTTCGCCTATGAGGGTTTAACGGCGACTGTTGCCATTGAAAGAGGGCAAATCTCTAAAAGTTCCAGGATAATTGACAGGGGCTTAGGGGTAAGAGTAGTCGTCGATAAGGCTGTGGGCTTCGCCTACACAAACATTTTAACAGACAAAACAGCTATCGAAGAAATCGTTTTGAAGGCGATAAAATCTGCGAAGGCAAGCAAACCGGATAGAGACTGGCAGGGTTTCCCATCTAAAAAGCGGTATCCAACAGTTAAGAATGTTTTTGATCCAACGATATGCGAGATTTCCTCAGAAGACTTGGTGGAAGTAGCCTCTACAATGTTGAATGCTTGTGAAAAAACTGATAAAAGGGTTTTTCCAGTTGAGGGCGGTGTTGGCGCCTCGTACCTTTCAAGAGCTATCGCAAATTCAAATAGCATTATAGGCTTTGACTGTGGAACAATCATCGAATGCAGTTTAGCCACAGTAGCTCAAGAAAGCGGTGAAGTAACCCCAGTATGCTTTGAATTTAATGCTGAAAGATTGTATAGAATAGACCCGGAATGGGTGGGTATTGAAGCTGCGAAACAAGCTGCTTCCGCCTTGAAAGCCAAACGGGTTGAAACGAAAAGCATGAAGACTGTGTTTGCCCATTTCGCTTTACAACAGTTGCTTTACTACACCTTGATGGATGCTGTGAAGGCTGATTACGTGCAGAGAAATCAGTCAGCCCTTCAAGGGAAGATAGGTGAAAAAGTGGCTTCCGAAATTGTGACAATCTATGACGATGGACTTTTCGAGGGTGGACTTCGCACATGGAAATTCGACGGAGAAGGAGTCCCACAACAGAAAACCCCAATAATAGAGAACGGCGTTCTGCAAGGCTACATCTATGACAACTATACCGCAAAAAGGGAGGGAAAAGAGAGCACCGGGAACGCTTTTAGAGCGGGCTACTTGTCAACACCGCGCATCGAAGCCACAAACTTCCGTCTTACCTCTGGAAAAAAATCACCAGAGGAGCTTATAGGAGAAATTGATGAGGGGCTCCTGGTTTACTCGGTGCAGGGAGCCCACAGTAGCAACCCGGCAAGCGGGGAATTCTCTGTTGTGGCAACCCCAGCGTGGAAAATTGAGGGAGGTAGGATTGCCCATGCGGTTAAAGGCGCCATGCTAGCCGGAAACATTTTCGATGTATTGAAGAACATTTCAGCATTAACCAACAACGAGCGGAAGATTGGACAGCTTGTCGCACCATGGGTGCTTGCGGAAAACGTTAAAGTTATTGGCAGGTAA
- a CDS encoding TldD/PmbA family protein, which produces MKDTLSKVIEIAVQKFGAEYAEARAQKIFKTMLTVKEEKVEAAKEGIENGAALRVLVNGAWGFASVGSFDNKMLMDAVFQACKMAKAASLKLKNPIKLVGGKTIEDAVPVKPKKNPSEIPIEDKVKTTLAIAKTVLEFDKRMKSCTIDYLDLVGTNFFLNSDGTYIKQDKLYVWSRILATAKERGVYTFSREEVGSTAGYEIFDVETPQIVGERVAKRAVDQLRAKTPKGGTFPAVLGPNVVGVFVHEAFGHLAEADLTLSGSVLMDKLGKKVASDVVTIYDDGTIEGAFGSFKYDDEGVPAQKTLLVKNGVVVGLMHNRETAQKFNAQPTGNARAEDFRVEPIIRMRNTFMAPRDYTFEELIEDIKFGYYFKSFRGGQANLDGTFQVGIQEGYEIVKGEIGEPVRNASISGNTLETLHKVDAVGKDFELWPGRCGKGQTAFVCDGGPHVRVLEVFVGGGA; this is translated from the coding sequence GTGAAGGACACATTAAGTAAGGTTATAGAGATTGCTGTCCAAAAGTTCGGTGCCGAGTACGCTGAAGCCCGCGCCCAGAAAATTTTCAAAACAATGCTTACAGTTAAAGAGGAAAAAGTTGAAGCTGCAAAGGAAGGCATTGAAAATGGTGCTGCATTAAGAGTCCTGGTCAATGGAGCGTGGGGTTTCGCCTCTGTAGGCTCATTTGACAATAAAATGTTGATGGACGCTGTTTTCCAAGCATGTAAAATGGCTAAAGCCGCCAGCCTAAAACTTAAAAATCCAATAAAACTTGTTGGAGGAAAAACCATTGAGGACGCTGTGCCAGTTAAGCCTAAAAAGAACCCTTCCGAAATACCTATCGAGGACAAGGTTAAAACAACATTGGCAATCGCAAAAACCGTTTTGGAATTTGACAAACGCATGAAAAGCTGTACGATAGACTATTTAGACCTTGTTGGGACAAACTTTTTCCTAAATAGTGATGGCACATACATAAAGCAGGACAAACTATATGTATGGTCAAGGATTCTGGCCACAGCAAAGGAGAGAGGCGTTTACACTTTCAGCCGGGAAGAAGTGGGTTCCACAGCTGGCTATGAAATATTCGACGTTGAAACTCCCCAAATAGTGGGTGAAAGGGTGGCAAAAAGAGCCGTAGACCAGTTGAGGGCTAAAACCCCGAAAGGTGGAACATTTCCGGCGGTTTTGGGGCCGAACGTCGTCGGCGTGTTTGTCCACGAGGCTTTTGGGCATTTAGCCGAGGCGGACCTAACATTGTCCGGATCGGTCCTCATGGATAAGCTTGGTAAAAAAGTGGCTTCTGATGTCGTCACCATTTATGATGATGGAACTATTGAGGGTGCTTTTGGCTCCTTTAAATATGATGATGAGGGTGTTCCAGCCCAGAAGACGCTTTTAGTGAAGAACGGAGTTGTGGTTGGTTTAATGCATAACAGAGAGACAGCCCAAAAGTTTAATGCACAACCAACTGGCAATGCTAGAGCTGAAGACTTCCGCGTTGAACCAATAATACGCATGCGCAACACGTTCATGGCTCCAAGAGACTACACTTTCGAGGAGCTCATTGAAGACATAAAGTTTGGGTATTACTTCAAAAGCTTCAGAGGGGGACAAGCAAACCTAGATGGCACATTCCAAGTAGGCATTCAGGAAGGATACGAAATAGTTAAGGGCGAAATAGGTGAACCCGTACGCAATGCATCCATAAGCGGAAACACCCTTGAAACACTACATAAAGTGGATGCTGTAGGGAAAGACTTTGAACTTTGGCCTGGAAGATGCGGCAAGGGCCAAACGGCCTTTGTCTGTGATGGTGGACCCCATGTAAGGGTTTTGGAGGTGTTTGTTGGTGGCGGCGCTTAA
- a CDS encoding 4Fe-4S dicluster domain-containing protein, with amino-acid sequence MAEAERHEAIWIARDLSRCSGCRRCEIVCSLFHEKRIWPEASRIRVFMLVPGVEFPHFCVQCEDYPCVEACPTKALSVSKETGAVLVDADKCVGCGKCIEACPGKIPHMHPAENRILICDLCGGDPQCVKVCREGLWNVLMVVPRRTHSYKLYARTPEAIARDLAIKIYGEEGEKLL; translated from the coding sequence TTGGCTGAGGCTGAAAGACATGAAGCCATTTGGATTGCTAGGGATCTTTCAAGATGCAGCGGATGTAGAAGATGTGAAATAGTATGTTCCCTTTTCCATGAAAAACGCATATGGCCCGAGGCTTCTCGGATAAGGGTTTTTATGCTGGTTCCAGGCGTCGAGTTTCCCCATTTCTGCGTCCAATGCGAGGATTATCCATGTGTTGAGGCATGTCCAACTAAAGCCCTATCCGTAAGCAAGGAGACGGGCGCCGTGCTGGTAGACGCGGACAAATGTGTTGGTTGCGGAAAATGCATCGAGGCTTGTCCAGGAAAGATTCCCCACATGCACCCGGCAGAGAATAGAATTTTAATCTGCGACTTATGCGGTGGAGACCCTCAGTGTGTTAAGGTTTGCCGAGAGGGTTTGTGGAATGTTCTTATGGTTGTGCCAAGGAGAACGCATTCTTACAAGCTTTATGCCCGAACCCCAGAGGCGATTGCCCGGGACTTAGCCATCAAAATTTATGGAGAGGAGGGTGAAAAACTACTATGA